Part of the Nothobranchius furzeri strain GRZ-AD chromosome 2, NfurGRZ-RIMD1, whole genome shotgun sequence genome, ATTCTGTCCTCCTTTAGATCCTTCAGAAGAGGTCAACAGCACAGCATCTGCTTAGACTCGCCATACTTGTTAGGTTGCACTGATAAGCGATTTTGACCTTTGTCCACCCCGGCAGATATTCACACATGGACAGTTTATGGGAACCTGACCTCTTCCCAAACACACACGGCCCTATTTTTGCTCATGACCCCGTAAACTCTGACCCCTGCGACTCAGCAACATTAGGGCGACTTCAAATACCTCTAAATCCAGGCCAGCATGACAGTTGTTCCGTAATGTTAATAGGGTGTCAGCAAAATCAACAACACACTCAGCATGGTGAAAAATCTAAGTGAAAAGGTCAAAAAACAGCTAGATTAAAGTGTGACCTAAAACTGATCAaacaaaaaaggaaattaaagaaaAGAACATGGTGTAAACCACAAACTTCAGTGTTAAAACAGAGATTTTGTACAACATTTAATAACAGTTCACTGGAGATGCACCAATTCTGCTTTTGAGGGCCGATTCAACTCCTACGTTTTTGAAAAGACTATACGAGTTAAAACAGTACATCATTATGAATCCTCAGGAGGTTTGATCCCCAAAAGATAAGAGGAAAtaattgtgtttgtgtttttaaagcCTGCAAAATTGAATCTAGAATTAGTCTGGGCCGGGCCCCTCCCCTGACCTGTCGTTCTATCAGCGTTTGATACAGTGGCTGGTGAATTTCTTTTTTGGCTGGGAACGTTTTGTTGCCAGCTGTTTTCAAATGTGCTAAACAGATATCACCACTGGGGGGTGCTGAATTACCATAACACATAAGAATGTGAACGGACCCGTTACCAAGTCAACGAGGACTTTCAGCAACGAACTTATTCCAAAAccatgcttaatattcaccaatatatgcaaacTACACACACTTAATGGGAAGAGGCTCGTCTAAACGATAGAATCCAGgttttctacctcaacaacaTCCCGTGACAATAAGCAGCTAAATGAAGAGcaaaacaaagctaatttcatgaagtcTAAAGCATGAATTCAGTCCTACCTTTGCTGCTTTACGGTCACAATAATCCATGTTAAAGTTAAAAATTCCACCCAGTTTGTGTAATCCTTTGTCCCAACTTTACATTGAGCTTATTTGGGCTGtttttacctgctggagagtgtttacaAATCTCCGACATCATATCCATCATTTTGAGGTTctccataataaaaaaaaaaacgctgctctaaaatgaacaaaaaaaacgACGAGTTAAGAAATttacataaataataaataaaaaagaacggTCAACTGTAGAGCAGCTTCTGATTCCAGGTGACCATCCTGAGCTGAGACTCCACCCGGTTTTGTTGCAAACCTCTGCActcaaaggctctcctattctttgtattggagcAGGATGCAAACCGCGTGCACCAGTTATAGCGTAGGTCGGTGGTAAAGATTGCTGCGCGcgaaaaggaacaggaaatatgTCTCAAGACGATTTGGTCATGGTAAAAGTGtcagagaacatttttaaacttcacttaaatgcagattaaacACAGCACTTATATTCTGTATGATGTATAGATTGTTTAGTTTCATTTTCATATTTTGGTTgatattttgtgattcctatcttcctcttcctcctgtaAGACTGGTGGGGCGGCGCCCCAACGCCCCCCTTTGGACAAGGCGCCACTggttggaaaaggtgcatgtgtgtgtgtgtgtgtgtgtgtgtgtgtgtgtgtgtgtgtgtgtgtgtgtgtgtgtgtgtgtgtgtgtgtgtgtgcgtgcgcgcgcgctcaCATCAGAGAGAAACTGGGCCCATGAATGCAATATTTGGTGAGCTTTGTGCAAATGCAGCTTAGCATAATTCAGAAATACCAGACAGTGTGTACTGCTAAACCCTTAAAGCAgctttctctccctctcacccccccccccccccctttcatgTTGAAAAAACACTTCCGCAAAAACAATAATCCCACAGCAACCAAACAGTCCATTTCCCAGAAAAACAACCTAAATTTAGCTTTTGATTTTCATAATTTGGAGCAGTCTAAATAAACCCACATTGAATTTAGGTTCAACAAATGTTTACTTTTAAATCCTTACATTATAAGAATCCCCATCAGCATTCAGCCTGCCACTGACATTTCTGTCATGTAAACCCCCTCCAATCATTAAGAACTGACCTGTGGGTGGTCAGACTTAACCTGGTGTACCAAAATGTTTTTAACACCTTCCGAGATGTCCTCAGCAGAAACGCAAGCACTTGGCAGGTGAGTGAAGCATCCGCCTCTCACCGTTTACAAGTAAACCTTGTCCAATCAGATCAGCGCTGGTGAAAAGAGTGCTGCCACTGTAAGACTTCTGTTGCACATTATAAAACCAACACCTGTAGCTGCAAGTCCAGGACACCGATTGGTCCAAACTTGTGTTTTAGCCACAAACATGCAGCTTGGAAACATAAGATTAACTCACTCATGATTTGGATCTAATGAGAATCCGACCGGCTCCCGAGGAAAAGGTTATGAATGCTTCTAAACAATGATGAAAGCAAGAGACTGGTGTACTTTAAGTGAATAAAACTCACAATACCTTCTCATTCCTGGATCAGAGggggatttgttttgttttttgttggttTGTTTGCATTATTTTTAAATGTGTACTTGTATTTTAGTCTTTTGCTGATGTGAAGAATACTGAAACTACTGTTAGAATGCACTCTTGGAGGCTGTGTTTTGATTTAATCAttgaataatcataaaaaaaattaattttcGTAATAAACAACCTTTTATTCTAAAGTAAACCTTCTATTCCCCACCAAATATGTGTTGAAAATCCTTGCAAATATCAGATTTGTCCACTTTAACCaacttttatgttttatgtttgtttatttatttggcagaagcttttatccaaagcaacgtacaatTGTGAATCTATAGGGCAtgtccggagtacccggaggaaacccatgcctgcatggagagaacatgcaactccacgcagaaaggctgcagccaagtttcgaacctgcaaccttcttgctgcgagacaacagtgctaaccactgcgccaccatgcagctacAACTTTTCTTAAACTAGACCTAATTTTTTTCCAGTTGTGGATTATACAAGACCACCGGGGATTATAAATGTGTAGCACTTGAAGAGAGCGTGAATGTGTTGTTTTGACTCATCATAGACTGTAAACATGtatgagtagggatgggtacctttgacatttgaatccattcggtactaattcccggtacctacgaatcgataccggtacttaacagtaccaattttcgatacttttgagtgtttattattttaattctcttttataattaaatatattattttctcaatatataacaatatttgataaatatcacgataaataacatacaactgtttgtattttaacatcgtccttgtagttttataagctaataattaaactgaagcaaacatctttactgtgaactaaatttactgtgtatcttcattccttttaccatcttttttcatttgatttttcctactgggaagttagaatttccgaggagaaagcgaacgcaccattagctgataacagtggtggcaatggaagctaacatatcaagctaacgttatcttaaacagtttatttagctgctggagcagatttaaacgatgatgcctcacacttagaccgttgtcactggtttcatcttcacccaatcacccgtcgcatttagtaaagtgaagtcaaactttagagcgcgttcatgttcttctagtcgtaaattcggagttccgaggagaaagcgaacgcaccattagcgaaatggaagctaacatatcaagctaatgttatcttaaacattttatttacctaccggagcagattaagatgaggatgtctcacttagatcgttgtcgctggtttcatcatcacccagttacccatcacatttagtgaagtggacccaagctttagcgtgcgttctttctaccatgctgctctgtttacaactcgctcgcagcaagcgacgacataatgctcttgcgcatgcgcagttgtcttggcaagttctcgttatggacaggtaccgaaacgaggcaccgtttgaaatgatgtgaatcggtgctcagtcggtactatggaattcggtcggtaccttaaaaagtactgaattcagtacccatccctatgtaTGAGTCTTGTTGAGATTTTGACTAAACCACTTTGTTTGCTATGCTTATGAGGAGGTGAAGAGAGCAGGATGGACAGATGGCAGAAGCACAATGATGCAAACACTAAAGGGGAATGAAATGCGAGTTTAACATTAATCTCCCACCTGGATGTCATGCAGAAGCTGGATGCATCGATCTCTGACGTCTTTGAAAGGGCATCTCTTGGAGAGCATGAGAAGGTGAGCCAGGACATCATTCAGGTCACTGTTTGGAGGATTTCCCAAGACCGGTGACACAGGAGCCAAGGCCATTATGGGTCCAATGGCTTCCACTTTCCTCATGACATCCTGGCAGATGTTCTCCATGGTCTCAGCTCTGGAGCAAGCATCGCGGCTGCCCAGCCCGTCCCATCTCCCCATAGAGCTCTGGTCCTGTACTTCCATCACTTTTTATAGGACTAATGCTTGAGAAGTCTTAAAACAGGCTGCAAAAACACAACAAACTGTAAGTTTCCATCTTTAAATCTTAAAATTAAACCTTCAAGACAGAAGACGACATGCAGCTGCATTTGTGTTGGACTGATCGTCCATATTTTTGGATCATATTTCTTTCTGTTTGTgaaggttattattattattattattaatgaaatGTTGACAAAAAAATTCTGCAGCTGCCATATTGGACACATTttgcaatgaaaacaaaaatacaGCAATAAACTGGTAAAAAAGGCACAATATAAGAATATTAAAAAACGGTTTCACTTATCCTCATACAATAGAAACATCCTGCATTATGATAAACAAAATGATATTTAAATCTGATTAGTTTAAAAAATATATGCTGGAAATATCAGTTCTGCTGGGGGGAAAtgctttaaaacaataaaatcattCGGCTTCATCACTATGATGCAAAAATTAATTAAACATAATAAAATTATGTATTTCTGAGTAACACCAACATGGTTTTCAAACACAATCATGATGAAAATCTTCTGCCAGTGCGTCATCGATTGCACCCTTGTTGTTTGtcctggtgcccacttccaagaAAAACACCAGAATGTACACAAACTCTCTAACCTGGCATTTAAACGCCTGCAGACACAGTTTCAATGTAAAAACGGCACGTTTGCGCCTCGTTACTTTTGCTATTTTAGTAAAACTCGACATAACCATGTGAGGTCCATTCATCCCATCTGCCTGAATTCTCTCTCAGCCTTTCATGCTTCTCAAGCTGCTCGTTAACAGGCGCCAGAATTACAACAAGACTAgcgaaaataataaattaaagcacACGGTTTTCACTGAGAGGCTGAGATAAAACCTGTCACTTTCATGGACTCACTGTGCCAGCATTCTTCGGGGCAGGTTGTCCGCTGATATACGCCTCGGCTCCTCTGGGCAGACTCCCAGGGTAGAAGAACAAGAGGAGGGTGTACATGTGACAGGCAGGTCGTTTAAACCAATCAGCACCGTCAAATTGACATTTTTGGGCGGGGCCTTTCAATTTCTTAGAAATGATTGGCTAGTCTGAAATCACTCTATTTCAGGAGAAAAGGTCCACGGGAGTTGTATTACTTTCCCTATCCATTTGTTATGACGAGGATGTCTTCTTTACTACAACCCCCGTCATACAGTTCGCAAGGAactgtagcccccccccccccctcgtgtTTTCTTGTTTATCAAAAATTACAGGCAGAAAGAAAATCAGTAAACAGGAGAAAGATAGCAGTGAATGTTGTAGATTATACTTAGGCCATTGTCTGTTAAACTTCATCTGTGTTAAATGACAAGTCTAAATAAACACGTGTGTAAAACAATTATAATACTAGATAAAAATTGAGAACATTTTCAAAATTGggtttgttttttgtgtgtgtgtcttatttatttgtaaaaaaaaataagagaATACTTTTGAACTATTCAGGCTTCACCATCTGATTACCAGACTGTAAACTGTACAATGAGTTGCTTTTACCATCTGGAAACCTAAAAATAGCCAAAGTGAGAAAACAAAGGTAAGCACATTTGACATAAGCTCACTTTCATAAAGATAATGAAATTTTGTTTATATTTATTGAAAAATAGGATTCCAGTATAACCAGTTTCTTTTTATAAGATACCTGCATCTGATCTTAAAACAGCAACATGCAATTTTTGTAATTGTTGTTTctcaaattacatttaaaatttcACTTTCtggcagatgtttttacatttttatgatatttgagTCACATTAGGAAGAtcaattaaataaacatttttgtaaACACGCTTAATATAAATGTACGTTTTAATGTTTTGGATGCTGTGTGTTATATGGATTTTCTTTGTAGTTCAAGTATgtcaacatttttttattttgtcttgtaaaagGGTTCATTTCTACTGCATGTAGTCTATtcattttactttatttggtTGCTTGTCTTCAGCAACAACAAAAGGTCTGGAACATTCTAACATTAAGGAGGAGGTGGGAACTTGGTACAAGCGGAACCACAGTGAGGAGGGCGGAAAATGGAGGGAAATTTTAAAAGTGCGGACTCCCTGTCATCTCAGTTTGCATGCGTGGTAACGATCGGGTTTCCGGTACGGATCGGGTAGCGACAGTAGCGACTAGCGACAGAAAGCTGTTTTAAACTAACCACCAACCGCCTGGGAGAGTTGAATGCAAGCACGCGAGTGGTTCAGAACACATTTCGTTGTTTTTATCTAAAATGACGACACAAAAGGAGCAGGTAAGATAAATTAGCTAATTGATCATTAGCTGCCTGTATTGGTTTTCGCGTTAGCTGGAGATTGTTTGTTTTCCTAGCAGCCGTTTTTTGTTTTATGATTATGCTTTCAAATACGATACAAACAAAAATATCTTAACTGCTCTGAGATGGCATGGAAAGTTGATTATtagttttttaaaacattaacgGTGAAACGCTGACAGCTTTTAGGCATAAGAGTTTTCTGTTTGATAGCAGCCTTTGTGTTTGAAATCGACCGTTCGATTAATTACGTCTGATTGGTTAATTTCAACATTCAGCTGTATTTTAGTAAAACATAGGGCTACTTTTATTTGATTTGCTGCTCATTGATaagctgcttgtttctttctAAATGAAGATGTAGTGCAAAACTACACAAAGctattaaaattattttaaatcaaaatttcGATTTGCAACTTTTATTTAAACTACTTTAATAGCTAATAACTTATCTAAAAATTAAATTATAACAAATCTTGAGATTGACAACCTTGCATCATATTTTCTTAATATTTTAAGCTTATGGACATCAAAATAAGCATTGATTGCAGACCTttcacagtttataacagaatatccTATTTGTAGATTTTAGACTCACCCTCAAAAAACAGTTACATTGGGAGCTACTACCAGCCTCCAGACAGGATATTATCATCAAGTCAGCTGGAGCCTCCTGTGTTGCCATCTACCAGCAGGAACCATCTGTCTCAGACCACACAAAATATTGACAGCAAAGGTGAGGCACAGCATCTCTCTTAGtgtgttcttttttttattttgtgaccACGTGCTATTAcatttatgttgtgtgtgtgtgtgtgtgtgtgtgtgtgtgtgtgtgtgtgtgtgtgtgtgtgtgtgtgtgtgtgtgtgtgtgtgtgtgtgtgtgtgtgatctttttCCTCAGCTGTTGTAGATGCACTGAAAACCCTCCAGGAGAAAATCAGAAGGCTAGAGCTGGAGAGAAAGCAGGCACAGAAGAGCTACCTTCAATTCTCCCATGATgctcagaaacagcagcaggttccagCATCCCATAGTCAAACAGCAGCCAGCCTGTCTGAGACTGATTCGGCCAGGAAAGGTTAGTGTTGAATGAAAACCTCTTCACTTGAGCTGTAATTTGAATTAGTCAAAAATATTATGTAAATTACCATCTGTACGtgtttcagtagtttttttttttttgcatgaatgACAGAGCTGGACTTGAAACTGCAGTCTGCAGAGGCTCGCTGTAAGGTTCTTGAGAAGCAGCTGGATTACATGAGGAAAATGGTTGAAAACGTCAAGAAGGAGAGGAATGTTCTGATGGAAAATGAGGTACAAGCGAtgcaaaaatatataattttgcAGAATCCTGGGTGTGAGCCTGATTTTATTTACTTATGTAAAAAGATTTTAGCAGCCATATTGGTTTGTAAAAGTCTGTGTTtttcaaataaaacacatttctCAAAAGCATAACAggcgattatttttgttcctggatTTGTTCAAATATGAAAGGCTCGAAAATAAAtgacagtaaaacaataaaatcatttTGTTCCATCTTTTACTCCCTTCTAGGCTTCGTTGCAGAGCCAACAAACAAGCAGCCAAATTCAGCGAGAGAAGCTAGAGAAACTCGAGTCCGAGTGTCAGAAATTGAGCCAAACCCAAAGTCTTGCTGAGGTGACAACAATCATATTTGGTACATGAAAGTAGATTTAAAGCTGCTTATTCGCAATAATTGTGCTGTTGCCTAGTTCATGTTCAACAGAAACTAAACTGTTTCAGATGAAGCTTGCCGTTCTGGAGCAGCGCCTGCTTAAAGAGGAGCATGAGCGTAAACTTGTGCAGGAGAAGGCGGATGAGGTCAGGCAGCTTTTTGTTTCTTTAGGCACCAACAGCTTGACTTTgcataaacaaattaaactaaaaCTCagaagtgatttttattttgttccCGCAGCTGCAGAGAGAGTTGGATGTCAGCGTTCGGTTGTCTGCGTTACCTTCTGAAGAAACGAAGCCCAAGAAGACGGTAAGAAAGACGTTTAAGGTAAGTTTCCAGCTTGTTTGGTAAACTGACTCCTGGTATTTAGATGTGTAAAGTGTGCATATTAGCCGTGTTCCTTTCACAGAAAACATCTGAACAGAATGAGTCGGCATCAGGCAGTCTGAGGCACAAAAAAATGCCTTTTGTTGCAGGAACAGTGAGTCACTTTTTAAAATTAGGCACGTTTTCTTCCTTCTCAGTCATTTCGACTGATTCTGTGTCCCCTTCAACTTCATAGTCGACAAGTCCGAGCCATTCAGTCCATGCTAACGTCCAGAGCATCCTCCACATGATGAAGCACCACCAGCCCCAGCTGTGTGAGCGTGTCAGCGCCCTGCACCGGTCTGGATGTGGAGCCAACAAAAGCCTCCAGAAAGACTTCTCCACACCTTCCAGTGCTTTGGGGAAACCTGGCAGTCTGTCTGCTGATCAGCCCTCCATCGTGCTGTGCGACCTCCTCCTGGCTCTGCAGGATGAGCTTGGACAGATGAGCTTGTGAGAATTTTTTGGTGTTGCACATTTTTCTTTCAACATCTTATCAGTATTTGTAAATGAAGGTGTTTGATAGTGAGCATCAGGAGTTGGAGCGTCAGATTGAAGTGACCCAGCAGCAGGAGCTGAAGGAGCAGCTGCAGAGGGATCTGGAGAGGCTGCTGGCCAGGATGGAGGAGAAGGAAGCTCAGATAATGAAGCTCCGTAAACACCAGCAGACGGTACCTTCATTTAAAGACTTAATTTGGTGCTTTAATAAGTTTCTGTTCCAGCAGGAAACTTAATCCTTGCACAGCAGTTCTTTTAgacacttttttttaattctCCACGGGGATGCAAACTACCTTGAACAGGAATGGGCTGGATTCTTTGTGGACTTTACCCAACCGACCTACAAAACACGCAAATAAAGCAAAGTCTGAACAAAGCGGGAAATCCTCTGGGGAGTCTACTGGCAAGCTGATTGTGTGTGCAAATAGCTACAGCTCAGCCAATTTCTTTATCCTCCCACCTACCTGCATGACTTCCCACTTGTGTTTGACACGTTGATGCAGATGCCAGCGCTAAAACAAAGAGCCCATTTTTTATATCCTGTAAACAGAAGCTACTTTTTCTCTTCCAGTTTGCTCATTTGGATTTCCACTTGTGAAAACATCTAATTCTCCTGTTCTCTATGCATAGTGAACATTTTCACTGCAGTAGTTTCCACTTGAAATTCAGAACACTTCTTAGATGTCCTCTGCTCCTCCACAGGTCCAGAAACTGACCCAGGGTTCGTTAGATGATGACGAGCACACAGCAACAAAGCCAAGTGGGATGAAAGCACCTGTTCCTTCTTCTGTAAAAGCCAAACGGAAGAGGAGGAAAGCTGCGACAGCTCAGAACAACCTGCAGCTCCTTAGAGAGACCCACAAGTTCAGAAGCCGTCTAAAACAAGACGACGTGTCCTGGGAAACGTGACAAGATGCTTGAGAGCTGTCTTTGACTCTACAGCTAGAAGACTTCCCTTTGTTCCCCGTTATAATTGTTCCTCTTACTTCCAATAGCTTGAGAGATTTTTAGTAAAAAATCAGACCCAGAATAAATTCCAGTGAGCAGAACTTGATTATAAAACGTTTAGAGGTGCGAGCACAAAAATCCTTCCTTAAATAATGACATTTGCCATGATTAAAGCTGATTAATTTGGCACTTTTAATAAAGCATACATTTTTTAGATATTGTCTGCACATTTTTCACATCTCCAAAGTACATAAATGCTTAAATACCCCATTTCTACTTTTCCTAGAGCTTTGCTGCACTAtgtccactagggggcagtgGTTAAAAGGTTATTTACCATTCATTAGGTTGGGGGAAAATAAATTATTCTGGGTggctttttgggttttattttattttaacataactACTGCCCTTATAAGTTATTTAGCTGTTGCTTTTAACTAAAAATGTAATATTTGCTGTTTTGACAACATTTTTCTAGGTTCAAGTCAACAGTTGTCACCAGCTTGTGACCTTTAGTCTATAAAATTACTAATATCAGATGTGTTTTGAGATTTCCCCAGAAATTGATGCGATGgaggcaaaacaaaaacaaaccttttATTTCTGCTCAGATTGTCTAAGAAACTTTTTTCTTTGCTGCTGGTATTCTTGGTATGATCAGAAATGGTGTTTGCTAGAGAAGCTCAACCTAGTGCATTGTTTCTCTGTGCTCACATAGATTAGATTACAGAGCATGACTGGACACAATCAGGTTAGCAGAGGCCTGTCCAGATCCCCCCTTGTTTCACAAACAGCAtccttgtgtgtgcatgtgcagccTCCTGACCCTGCATCTTTGATACCGCGTGACTTCCACGCGTCCCCAGGTTTGGCTCAATGgctgttaatttttttaaagctgatttatttttttagcttCCAGAGTGTATAAAGACTTAAATGAATCATCTGGGTGAAAATTACATTCATTGTTTAAAAGTATCAAGTTTTTCCTATATGCAGAATGTGCTGAGTCATGTTCCAGATTCAGCTGTGCTGCTCACTCTCTTCCACGAGTTCAACTGCTGAGCATTTGTTAcaagactccgtgaggctctgtaatgctgctgctttggaccctggcaggatgggctggggtctccatgccctgggtggcgatttgacaacagaggtgcctattggggccagtaggggagctggctccctggagggctaagcccaaccagccattcctccccatccccgcatatttctctcctcctgctccctcacatcatcacacaaacatacacacaggaccttggggggtggaccccatttccgcattcctgtggcaacctgccccccaattttatttgcaccttatacacttccactgacgacattccacacaaacacacacttagggccttgggagtgagcacattcaactgcatttggcagggggatatctcagcctcctcccgggtgccggtgcccacttccaattttaaaccgcacttagacactgatggctgagggtgtaagtggggtggtgcggtggcatcagctggcatatgccggatgatgcccgcactgcccgctcaccacagccatggaatacacctcatgatcacacaacactatattggagcaggcggagggagactaggggtcttagccacctctgttgttgcttggcttcctggggctggaggctaggagggagatctggccgtctggttggggtctggggtggtgggttgctgtgctcagcgttgggcgggggagcctgctcatcagcaccccagcagaaagggtcaaactctggttaccggtgatggttgtacccaatgtgcagcagtaccgggaccagagtgaatagggtgtgtatggggagtatgagtgggtgtccggcgtgcatttttgtaagtcttgggttgtatgtgcatgtgtgagcatgagggagggagcgtgtg contains:
- the cep57l1 gene encoding centrosomal protein CEP57L1 isoform X1, with amino-acid sequence MTTQKEQILDSPSKNSYIGSYYQPPDRILSSSQLEPPVLPSTSRNHLSQTTQNIDSKAVVDALKTLQEKIRRLELERKQAQKSYLQFSHDAQKQQQVPASHSQTAASLSETDSARKELDLKLQSAEARCKVLEKQLDYMRKMVENVKKERNVLMENEASLQSQQTSSQIQREKLEKLESECQKLSQTQSLAEMKLAVLEQRLLKEEHERKLVQEKADELQRELDVSVRLSALPSEETKPKKTVRKTFKKTSEQNESASGSLRHKKMPFVAGTSTSPSHSVHANVQSILHMMKHHQPQLCERVSALHRSGCGANKSLQKDFSTPSSALGKPGSLSADQPSIVLCDLLLALQDELGQMSFEHQELERQIEVTQQQELKEQLQRDLERLLARMEEKEAQIMKLRKHQQTVQKLTQGSLDDDEHTATKPSGMKAPVPSSVKAKRKRRKAATAQNNLQLLRETHKFRSRLKQDDVSWET
- the cep57l1 gene encoding centrosomal protein CEP57L1 isoform X3, with amino-acid sequence MTTQKEQILDSPSKNSYIGSYYQPPDRILSSSQLEPPVLPSTSRNHLSQTTQNIDSKAVVDALKTLQEKIRRLELERKQAQKSYLQFSHDAQKQQQVPASHSQTAASLSETDSARKELDLKLQSAEARCKVLEKQLDYMRKMVENVKKERNVLMENEASLQSQQTSSQIQREKLEKLESECQKLSQTQSLAEMKLAVLEQRLLKEEHERKLVQEKADELQRELDVSVRLSALPSEETKPKKTKTSEQNESASGSLRHKKMPFVAGTSTSPSHSVHANVQSILHMMKHHQPQLCERVSALHRSGCGANKSLQKDFSTPSSALGKPGSLSADQPSIVLCDLLLALQDELGQMSFEHQELERQIEVTQQQELKEQLQRDLERLLARMEEKEAQIMKLRKHQQTVQKLTQGSLDDDEHTATKPSGMKAPVPSSVKAKRKRRKAATAQNNLQLLRETHKFRSRLKQDDVSWET
- the cep57l1 gene encoding centrosomal protein CEP57L1 isoform X2; the protein is MTTQKEQILDSPSKNSYIGSYYQPPDRILSSSQLEPPVLPSTSRNHLSQTTQNIDSKDALKTLQEKIRRLELERKQAQKSYLQFSHDAQKQQQVPASHSQTAASLSETDSARKELDLKLQSAEARCKVLEKQLDYMRKMVENVKKERNVLMENEASLQSQQTSSQIQREKLEKLESECQKLSQTQSLAEMKLAVLEQRLLKEEHERKLVQEKADELQRELDVSVRLSALPSEETKPKKTVRKTFKKTSEQNESASGSLRHKKMPFVAGTSTSPSHSVHANVQSILHMMKHHQPQLCERVSALHRSGCGANKSLQKDFSTPSSALGKPGSLSADQPSIVLCDLLLALQDELGQMSFEHQELERQIEVTQQQELKEQLQRDLERLLARMEEKEAQIMKLRKHQQTVQKLTQGSLDDDEHTATKPSGMKAPVPSSVKAKRKRRKAATAQNNLQLLRETHKFRSRLKQDDVSWET